A genomic segment from Coccinella septempunctata chromosome 3, icCocSept1.1, whole genome shotgun sequence encodes:
- the LOC123309832 gene encoding protein cramped: MNNETKKEETNLHATQRINPDILLQNIPVEELLGSVTTYSEGNDKNQALRSSARVFKKIKLDANLLSAANTPEKSVPDKKEEQKSDQTPHKEQRKFNISWISEEVNNLFFDAVNEYGKDFENIYAFILQKLKKKGVTDEFRKDHVRHLYYRTWHKISKYLKFSDGVKRTVQELYGLINYGELRKKVPTTQKIYFKLNELVHLGCVTVRVKGKMLRVRTPMCPALRRLNKLDDKDDDLKLPPRVIIQLQPRDMQAFLKVQSFALNPRVKTELPLQKKLSTFINCVSRRWKAAELEYLRNNYPREEVLNGENDDEILDIDATLITSQLKFAPPKGAKLNLARTEVCDFITKENICLKAYEERMGIDGSKVNDKKDTKKSTQKVRTDSFSETITKLPVKSELRDGIQLLTDKNDVENVSIPNNSTYILNAVENLACPTTVTEECLPHIESDTAVNEEVMCISTNKEKSSDLLSSPSTSKTPRFKKEDNSFDTVHPMDLSFAPVDKSPIVLIPDEISDDNNRKNKDISVEEQLSKLDEIRNGWTVDDCDNLTIGELYLMFGSASKLVLEYHWVKKVNRNSSSVDGEVPNLECETKLNESSDSRLDNFGYSDTLRKLVDLMRMHQKNVTPKCSCGHICSPKNTSSKKIPTKVVEIEEKVNKAETETESSPSTASIEEQQQQQKQKIPKFEDFVKPQSKTPPVHLIAQLDSIEKLKPKYSIRKGRRLITKQLVVERELPLMPKASSGHQIVCMNIISRGGKNSSHQTSVGNGEQETDTGAIECDTDNNFEQVVCMEEDCRRFSEVIENKSADTNMNANEMDGTYQPNNLDALLDPTRSLSPSVLLKENENQWISSDVADFSLSSFLGHLESPMKSHEDVTEDVVDCQFRSLLTENSFDYTAKFADLANKVVGDTAN, encoded by the exons atgaataatgaaacCAAGAAGGAAGAAACGAATTTGCATGCTACTCAGCGCATAAATCCTGATATTCTTCTGCAAAATATTCCTGTTGAAGAACTTCTTGGATCTGTTACaacttattctgaaggaaatgatAAAAATCAGGCTTTACGCTCCAGTGCCAGAGTTTTCAAGAAGATAAAGCTAGATGCTAACTTGTTGAGTGCTGCAAATACACCTGAAAAATCAG TTCCGGACAAAAAGGAGGAACAAAAATCTGATCAAACTCCTCATAAAGAACAACGAAAATTCAATATATCCTGGATAAGCGAAGAAgttaataatttatttttcgatgCAGTAAATGAGTATGGaaaagattttgaaaatatttatgctTTCATCTTGCAGAAACTGAAAAAGAAGGGTGTTACTGATGAATTCAGAAAAGATCATGTTAGGCACCTTTATTACAGAACTTGGCACAAAATATCCAAGTACTTAAAGTTTTCTGATG GTGTGAAAAGAACAGTTCAAGAGTTGTATGGACTTATAAACTATGGGGAACTCAGGAAAAAAGTACCGACCACACAAAAAATTTACTTCAAATTGAATGAGCTGGTTCATCTAGGATGTGTTACTGTACGAGTGAAAGGTAAAATGCTAAGAGTGAGAACTCCCATGTGTCCTGCCCTGCGAAGACTAAATAAACTAGATG ACAAGGATGATGACCTGAAATTACCACCAAGGGTGATTATTCAACTGCAACCAAGAGATATGCAAGCTTTCCTCAAAGTGCAAAGTTTTGCTTTGAATCCAAGAGTAAAAACTGAATTACCACTTCAAAAAAAGCTTAGCACTTTCATTAATTGCGTTTCAAGAAGATGGAAAGCTGcagaactggaatat CTCAGGAACAATTATCCAAGGGAAGAAGTTTTGAATGGAGAGAATGATGATGAGATACTGGATATAGATGCTACACTTATTACGTCACAATTGAAATTCGCTCCCCCCAAAGGGGCAAAATTAAATTTGGCACGAACTGAAGTATGCGATTTCATCACAAAAGAGAATATATGTCTGAAGGCTTACGAAGAGAGGATGGGAATTGATGGTTCGAAAGTAAACGACAAAAAAGACA CTAAGAAATCAACGCAGAAAGTGAGAACTGATAGTTTCTCAGAAACTATCACTAAGTTGCCAGTGAAGTCTGAACTGAGGGATGGGATCCAACTTCTGACTGATAAGAATGACGTTGAAAATGTATCAATTCCTAATAATTCAACTTATATTCTGAACGCCGTGGAAAATCTAGCTTGTCCGACTACTGTTACAGAGGAATGCCTTCCGCACATAGAAAGTGACACAGCAGTTAATGAAGAGGTTATGTGTATTTCAACGAACAAAGAGAAGAGCTCAGATCTGCTCTCTTCACCTAGTACGTCGAAAACCCCACGATTCAAAAAAGAAGATAATTCGTTTGATACAGTTCATCCAATGGACTTGTCGTTTGCACCTGTTGATAAATCACCGATTGTCTTAATTCCCGATGAAATTTCCGATGATAATAATAGGAAGAACAAGGACATATCTGTTGAAGAACAATTATCCAAATTAGATGAAATAAGAAATGGCTGGACTGTGGATGACTGTGATAATTTAACTATAGGAGAACTGTACTTAATG TTTGGTTCTGCATCAAAATTGGTTCTGGAATATCATTGGGTGAAAAAAGTAAACCGAAATTCAAGTAGTGTAGATGGTGAGGTTCCAAACCTGGAATGtgaaacaaaattgaatgaatcgaGTGATAGTAGGTTGGACAATTTCGGATATAGCGACACATTGAGGAAGCTAGTTGACTTAATGAGAATGCATCAAAAAAATGTTACCCCGAAATGTTCTTGCGGTCATATATGCTCCCCTAAAAATACATCATCCAAAAAAATTCCCACTAAAGTGGTTGAAATCGAAGAG AAGGTCAATAAGGCCGAAACGGAGACTGAATCGTCACCGAGCACAGCAAGTATTGAAGAACAACAGcaacaacaaaaacaaaaaattcctaaaTTTGAGGATTTTGTGAAGCCACAAAGTAAAACGCCACCAGTTCATTTAATTGCTCAACTCGAT agtattgaaaaattgaaacctAAATATAGTATAAGAAAAGGGCGAAGACTTATAACCAAACAGCTGGTTGTGGAGAGGGAATTACCATTGATGCCAAAGGCAAGCAGCGGTCACCAAATAGTTTGTATGAACATCATTTCCCGTGGTGGCAAAAACTCCAGCCATCAAACGAGTGTCGGTAATGGAGAACAAGAAACAGATACCGGCGCCATAGAATGTGATACTGATAACAATTTCGAGCAAGTTGTGTGTATGGAAGAAGATTGTCGTCGATTCTCAGAAGTGATAGAAAATAAATCGGCGGATACAAATATGAATGCGAATGAAATGGACGGCACCTATCAACCTAATAACTTAGATG CCTTATTGGACCCTACAAGATCTCTTAGTCCTTCGGTACTCCtcaaagaaaatgaaaaccaGTGGATCAGTTCAGATGTGGCTGATTTTTCCTTGAGTAGTTTTTTAGGTCATCTAGAATCCCCAATGAAATCTCATGAGGATGTAACTGAGGATGTA GTGGATTGTCAGTTCCGGTCTCTCTTGACTGAGAATAGTTTTGATTATACAGCTAAATTCGCTGATTTGGCTAATAAAGTGGTAGGTGACACAGCAAACTGA
- the LOC123309484 gene encoding uncharacterized protein LOC123309484 — translation MDYIKAVVVEPGVSSSFVVMQRWSEMRLFILFAVIAFSLAAEEKTSPASDSKETKTVESTDDKNQKKRGLDFGSYHGFGGDFGGGFDLGGHDYGGHHEVKTITIEKKVPYPVPHPVPYPVIKKVPVPYKVIEKVPVDRPYPVPVPKPYPVTVHKPVPYPVEKPYPVPVKVPVKVPVKVPYPVPVPKPYPVTVHKPYPVKVKVPIVIEKKVPVFIKEHHGYGNGGHSFGHSFH, via the exons ATGGACTATATAAAAGCGGTTGTAGTTGAACCAGGAGTCAGTTCTTCTTTTGTTGTCATGCAGAGGTGGTCTGAAATGAGACTATTC ATTCTTTTCGCAGTAATTGCTTTTTCTCTCGCTGCAGAGGAGAAAACCTCCCCTGCTTCTGACTCTAAGGAGACCAAAACAGTGGAATCGACGgatgataaaaatcagaaaaaaagagGCTTGGATTTTGGATCCTACCATGGTTTCGGTGGAGATTTTGGAGGCGGATTTGATCTAGGAGGTCATGACTATGGTGGCCATCATGAAGTTAAAACTATCACAATCGAGAAGAAG GTACCATACCCAGTACCACACCCGGTTCCGTACCCAGTGATAAAAAAAGTTCCAGTACCATACAAAGTCATCGAAAAAGTACCTGTGGATAGACCCTATCCAGTACCCGTTCCCAAACCTTATCCAGTGACAGTTCACAAGCCCGTTCCATATCCTGTTGAGAAACCCTATCCAGTACCAGTCAAAGTGCCCGTTAAGGTTCCAGTGAAAGTACCTTATCCTGTCCCAGTGCCGAAGCCATACCCAGTTACCGTGCACAAACCTTACCCCGTTAAAGTCAAGGTACCGATTGTGATAGAGAAGAAAGTGCCAGTCTTCATAAAAGAGCACCATGGTTATGGTAATGGTGGACATAGCTTTGGGCATAGTTTCCACTGA